The Marivivens aquimaris genomic interval AAGGCGGTGACCAACTGGCGGTAATAGGCGAGCCATTGGTCCCTACCCCAGGTCTCGACGGTGTAGGCACGGATCTCTTCAAGGTCGGCCCTGGCCCGACCGGAAAGTCGAACAGTCATGCGGGTCAGCGATCAAACGCATCCGGTTCGAAGGCGTGAGCATCGAACTCGGCGAAATCCCCATTTTCGGCCAGGGTGGCTGCCTCCTCGAGGTCGGCCTTGAGCGCATAGAACTGCCGGGCGCCATCCCGCTCCATCAGCATCCTGACGCCGGCGCGCACGACTTCGCTCAGATTTGCGTAGGCGCCGGATTCGATCTGTGCCTGCACATATTTCTGCATCGGTTCGGTCAGGTGGACGTTTGGCATCGGACTCTCCTATACATGCTCAATCGTATCAGATACTGCCATAAATCTTCAAGCGCATGTTCGATCCGAACATAGGCCCCAACACAGGATCGTTGCTCCGCCCCGCCCTTCTGTTTCCGGATTCCAGCCGGAGAACCAAGCGCGACAGTTTTCCGATACTGCGCTTCCCGAGGCCATGAGCGCTGCGACACGCCGTTTGACGGGCTCATGCGGTCTGTTCTTCCATGACCGCTTTCGTGGCCGCATTGGAGCGCCATATTTGTGTTTGGTTACAGATGCTTGTTTGGAAATTTACATGAGATGGGTCCGCAATTCTGGCCGCTTTCAGGACGCCGAAACAGCCAAAACCGGCGTCAGATCTTGGAAGCCGCCAATCGACACAAGCGAACAATCGGACGAAATCATCAATCAAATCTCCTTGCTATCATTCATGTTGTTTCGTATCGCTGCACCATTGTAGATGGAGTCGGCATCATGAAGCACGTGATCCACAGCGTGGCAACAGCCACGGCATTAAGCATATCCGGACTAATGGCCTCGTCAGGTCCGGCTCAGGCCTATCAGGTCGACTGTGCGATCCTCCTCTGCCTTGCGGGCGGCTGGCCTGCCTCCGCGCCCTGCGCGCATGCCAGAGCGGTCTTCATTCGGCGGATCACGCCATGGCCGATCGAGCCGCCCTTACAAATCTGGCGGTGTCCGATGGGTGTGTCGCTCAACGATCCCAGTCCGATGTCGCCTATGGAACGCCTTTATGACATCACGTTCCGCGATCCGCCCGAACCGCAGGAATCGACTCCGATCCCCCTTGTTCACGTCCAAGCAGATGAGCAAGCCGACATCGACATCTCAGGCGACGCCTTTGATTTCGTGCGTAGCATTCGCGTTTATCACATCCAGTACCGCCAGCATGAAAACCGAGATGGCGACTGTAATCGCAGCGACTCCACGCGGTTGGGGTCCTACGGCGTGCAGGGCGACTACCGATGGACAAGGTCCACCGTAGGCCAGGTGCCGGCCGCATCCGGCCTGAGCATCCCGAATGGATGCGGGAGCTACTTCTACCGTTCCGTCTTCGTCGACTGGCACGATCACGCCGGTAACTATGGCTCTGAAGAGGTTCGCTACTGACAAAATCTGCGCGCGGTTTTGCCGCGCGCGTCATCTCAACCCCGCACGGGAGGCTGTGCAAAACCCCTGAAAAGGAGACGACGCCAGACCGTGAAGCCTGACGCCGTGCTAGAAAACTCCGTGAACAAGAGTTTCCTAGCGCACCGCTAAAACACCTGCAACCAGCAAAGTTGTTTTGCTGGCAAGAATGTTGTTGTCTCACGACATGGCGTCGGATCTCCAAGGAGACCTCGACCATGGAACCTACGACCGGCTTGATCCTGCGACGGATTACGCAGACAAATCTCTCTGTTGCAGCGCACAAGCTTGCCACCCTCATCCTCGATGCCATCGCCTGGAAGGATGGCTACAACGGTTTGTCGCGCGGAACGGCAGCCTTCACCCTCTCGGCCCTGGCGGAGAAGATGGGTGTCTCACGGCAGTATCTTGCGGTTCTTCTGAGCGAACTTGAGGCTTCGGAGTTGCAGCTCGAGCGGGCGAAGCCGAATGGCAAGTTCGCGCCCTGGATCTTTCGGTTTTCCGCTTTCGACGAGGAGAGTGAAACCCATGATCTCGTGTCAGGTGAAGGCGACACATCACTATCTAGAGATAATAAAAACAAAACTATCTTCTCAGGGCTGATCGATATCACCACGAGTTCGAACGTTTTTCAGACAAGTTGGGCGGAGCTCATCAAAGCAGCGAAGGCCACGTTGCCCTGCTGGAACATCGACACCCAGGTCATCTGGGATCGCTTCCTCGCCTTCAACCGGTCCCGAGGCAACGGCAGGGTGCCGGCCGGCTTCCTGCTTGGCTTCATGCGCCGATGGCGAAATTCGTGGGGAACTCCAACTCGTCCCGCGGTCAAGCCGCCCGCGAGACCAATAACGGATCCCAAAGAGCGCGAATTGCTGAGACAGATGCAAGCCGCACCAACTGCGAACCGCCAGTTCCACGCGTCCGACTTGTGTCGCTTGATCGGACACGCTGCCTACGAAGCGCGGGTACTCGATGTGATCCGCAAGTTTGGGTGCCAGAGGTTTTCAGCAACCTTGGCG includes:
- a CDS encoding type II toxin-antitoxin system ParD family antitoxin, with protein sequence MPNVHLTEPMQKYVQAQIESGAYANLSEVVRAGVRMLMERDGARQFYALKADLEEAATLAENGDFAEFDAHAFEPDAFDR